Proteins from one Mycobacterium sp. EPa45 genomic window:
- a CDS encoding enoyl-CoA hydratase/isomerase family protein — MVDLESSDGLAVLTIDRPQARNAIALSTMGELEEALDAAAGAQALVIRGGGDRAFVSGGDLKELSALRTTEEAAAMAARMRAICDRIAAFPAPVIAALNGHALGGGAEVAVAADIRIAADDIKIGFNQVSLGIMPAWGGAERLAALVGKSKALLLAGSGTILTADEADRWGLIDRVVPRVSFDDEWRTLARSLANRPAGEIKKVIGGVTPTEAIDAFAELWVSDEHWEAADRVMNRAK, encoded by the coding sequence ATGGTCGATCTGGAGTCGAGTGACGGACTTGCGGTCCTCACGATCGACCGTCCGCAGGCCCGCAATGCGATCGCGCTGTCGACCATGGGCGAGCTCGAAGAAGCGCTCGACGCCGCGGCCGGGGCGCAGGCGTTGGTGATCCGCGGCGGCGGCGACCGGGCATTCGTGTCTGGCGGTGACCTCAAGGAACTCAGCGCGCTGCGCACCACCGAGGAAGCCGCCGCAATGGCCGCCCGCATGCGGGCGATCTGCGACCGCATCGCCGCGTTCCCCGCCCCCGTCATCGCCGCACTGAACGGACACGCCCTCGGCGGCGGGGCCGAAGTGGCCGTCGCCGCCGACATCCGGATCGCCGCCGACGACATCAAGATCGGCTTCAACCAGGTATCGCTGGGTATCATGCCGGCCTGGGGAGGTGCCGAGCGACTGGCGGCACTGGTCGGCAAGAGCAAGGCCCTGTTGCTCGCCGGGTCCGGCACGATTCTCACCGCAGACGAGGCTGACCGGTGGGGCCTGATCGACCGGGTGGTTCCAAGAGTGTCGTTCGACGACGAATGGCGCACACTGGCAAGATCGTTGGCCAACCGGCCGGCCGGGGAGATCAAGAAGGTGATCGGCGGCGTCACACCGACCGAGGCGATTGATGCCTTCGCCGAACTGTGGGTGTCCGACGAACACTGGGAAGCGGCCGACCGGGTGATGAACCGCGCGAAGTAG
- a CDS encoding DUF1214 domain-containing protein yields the protein MAFGDGPDDTMLDDAWSEFCDRLKAAGAHAFKDTNATSGAQRADAFRFLTQNLGQAFDLALETRDPRYPSIHAFCNPTRKLGGDCADFTYQQAWIDGVSAYRITGTRGTARFFNITVQGARPAGPHVLHEPFGDVPEANVFGHQLHVEPDGTFELYIGGPECGPNWLPTTAASRKLFIRQGFDSWDERPGQLRIERVDMDSPKPVPTAATMIDAFGWAGDFVTGLMTSWPEFPFTYGGVDATRPNSFPAMDASAADAKRGRTAANMYWEVGPDDALIVEFDAHDGLWMITNMGVFFTSMDFLYRPVSYTPSRAATDADGKVRLVLAHDDPGVHNWVDTQGFERGNLTYRHMLEGEPAALSTQLVTRAQLDKVLPPDTKRVNASERRAQLWERFNGVRARFPL from the coding sequence GTGGCTTTTGGCGACGGTCCGGATGACACGATGCTCGACGATGCGTGGAGCGAGTTCTGCGACCGGTTGAAAGCTGCGGGCGCCCACGCGTTCAAAGACACCAACGCCACCTCCGGCGCGCAACGGGCCGACGCGTTCCGGTTTCTCACTCAGAATCTGGGACAGGCCTTCGACCTTGCTCTGGAAACCCGTGATCCGCGCTATCCGAGCATCCACGCATTCTGCAACCCGACCCGCAAGCTCGGCGGTGACTGTGCCGATTTCACCTATCAGCAGGCCTGGATCGACGGTGTGTCGGCCTACCGCATCACCGGAACCCGCGGCACCGCACGATTTTTCAACATCACGGTGCAGGGCGCCCGTCCGGCCGGCCCGCACGTACTGCATGAGCCCTTCGGCGACGTGCCGGAGGCCAATGTGTTTGGCCACCAGCTGCACGTCGAACCCGACGGCACCTTCGAGCTGTACATCGGCGGCCCCGAATGCGGCCCGAACTGGCTGCCGACCACCGCAGCCTCGCGAAAGTTGTTCATCCGCCAGGGCTTCGACAGCTGGGATGAGCGGCCCGGACAGCTGCGCATCGAGCGGGTCGACATGGATTCACCGAAGCCGGTGCCGACGGCCGCCACGATGATCGATGCGTTCGGCTGGGCGGGTGATTTCGTCACCGGGTTGATGACCAGCTGGCCCGAATTCCCGTTCACCTATGGCGGCGTCGATGCCACGCGGCCGAACAGCTTCCCGGCGATGGATGCCAGCGCGGCCGACGCCAAGCGCGGTCGGACCGCGGCGAATATGTACTGGGAAGTGGGCCCCGATGATGCGCTGATCGTCGAGTTCGACGCGCACGACGGGCTGTGGATGATCACCAACATGGGGGTGTTCTTCACCAGCATGGACTTCCTCTACCGTCCGGTCAGCTATACGCCCAGTCGGGCGGCCACCGACGCTGATGGCAAGGTGCGTCTCGTCCTTGCTCACGACGACCCGGGTGTGCACAACTGGGTCGACACCCAGGGTTTCGAACGGGGCAACCTCACCTACCGCCACATGCTCGAGGGGGAGCCGGCGGCACTGTCCACTCAGCTGGTCACCCGAGCTCAACTCGACAAGGTGTTGCCGCCGGACACCAAGCGGGTCAACGCATCCGAGCGCAGGGCGCAGCTCTGGGAGCGGTTCAACGGTGTGCGCGCCAGGTTCCCGCTGTAG
- a CDS encoding sugar phosphate isomerase/epimerase, producing MHAQLSVHDVTFMGASPAELQRNWSELGVRCLSVIDTELLDPAFRQVVEGGRHLVQAVCHVFGAGRVPTDEESVGAARSALSRVIEIAASVDARCIYMLTGGRGELGWEQAADAFGSAIEPCVREAEQAGVSLAIENASALYADIHMAHSLRDTVTLAESAGLDICIDLFHCWAEADLTGLLRAALPRTRLIQLSDYVLGDRGLPARAVPGDGAIPIEAFVAQALADGYRFGFDLELLGPRIDAEGRLAAAQRACGVVRGMLDRLGG from the coding sequence ATGCACGCGCAGCTGTCCGTCCACGATGTCACTTTCATGGGGGCGAGTCCGGCTGAACTGCAGCGCAATTGGTCGGAACTCGGCGTGCGGTGCCTCAGTGTCATCGACACTGAACTGCTCGACCCAGCCTTCCGGCAGGTGGTCGAGGGTGGACGGCATCTGGTGCAGGCCGTCTGCCATGTGTTCGGCGCCGGCCGGGTGCCGACGGACGAGGAGTCGGTCGGCGCAGCGCGGAGCGCCCTGTCCCGGGTCATCGAGATCGCGGCATCCGTCGATGCCCGCTGCATCTATATGCTCACCGGCGGCCGCGGAGAACTGGGCTGGGAGCAGGCCGCCGACGCCTTCGGCTCGGCGATCGAGCCGTGCGTCCGCGAGGCCGAGCAGGCCGGTGTCAGCCTCGCGATCGAGAATGCTTCTGCCTTGTACGCCGACATCCACATGGCGCACAGCCTGCGCGACACCGTCACGCTCGCGGAGTCGGCCGGGCTCGACATCTGCATCGATCTGTTCCATTGCTGGGCCGAGGCCGACCTGACGGGACTGCTGCGCGCAGCGCTTCCGCGGACTCGGCTCATCCAGCTGAGTGACTATGTTCTGGGCGACCGTGGCCTCCCCGCCCGGGCGGTGCCCGGCGACGGCGCCATCCCGATCGAAGCCTTTGTAGCACAGGCTTTGGCTGACGGCTACCGGTTCGGATTCGACCTGGAGCTGCTGGGGCCGCGAATCGACGCGGAAGGTCGATTGGCGGCCGCGCAGCGGGCGTGCGGCGTGGTTCGCGGGATGCTCGACCGGCTCGGCGGCTGA
- a CDS encoding sulfotransferase produces the protein MTAVLEAADLLACARAETGCDDFGDPSLPERFTQAVDHLNGVGLDANGIAEAERVCHWLLTSRLELIADRTRYPIAEEVIDRPMFVTGEPRSGTTLMHALMSVDPHGRALRFWEVMYPSPPPGLAGPDDPRRDRADADWREINAKMPKWLHSHPYNDMLGDGLPEDERTWAFDFRVMTPTAWWRVPMQTVVGGLPTDPAAQYRLHKAMLQQFQYNRPRKYWVLKGFHGFRLEAFFDTYPDANLLWLHRDPVQVAASRTMMMADILEGIVGPVDLQAAAKMHLELTRVSIANTMSSPLVDDPRIMHIPYTEFIADPVATVRNYYSFCGREVTGEAEAAMRTYLAENRGDRYGKFRYSTSLLTDIGESLDELHAEFASFRERFGVPIENRD, from the coding sequence ATGACCGCCGTGCTGGAGGCCGCCGACCTGCTTGCTTGCGCTCGAGCCGAGACGGGCTGCGACGACTTCGGGGATCCGAGCCTGCCGGAGCGATTCACGCAAGCCGTCGACCATCTCAATGGTGTCGGCTTGGACGCCAACGGAATCGCCGAAGCCGAACGCGTCTGTCACTGGCTGCTGACATCGCGGTTGGAGCTGATCGCCGACCGGACCCGCTATCCGATCGCCGAGGAAGTGATCGACCGGCCGATGTTCGTCACCGGAGAGCCGCGCTCGGGTACCACGCTGATGCACGCGTTGATGTCGGTCGATCCGCACGGACGCGCCCTGCGTTTTTGGGAGGTGATGTATCCGTCGCCACCGCCGGGTCTGGCCGGCCCCGACGATCCGCGTCGGGACAGGGCCGATGCCGATTGGCGTGAGATCAACGCGAAGATGCCCAAATGGCTGCACAGCCATCCCTACAACGACATGCTCGGTGACGGCCTTCCCGAGGACGAACGCACCTGGGCATTCGACTTCCGAGTTATGACCCCGACCGCGTGGTGGCGCGTACCGATGCAGACAGTGGTTGGCGGACTGCCAACCGATCCCGCCGCGCAATATCGGCTGCATAAGGCGATGCTGCAACAGTTTCAGTACAACCGGCCGCGCAAGTACTGGGTGCTGAAGGGCTTCCACGGCTTCCGCCTGGAGGCGTTCTTCGACACCTATCCCGACGCGAATCTGCTGTGGTTGCATCGTGATCCGGTGCAGGTTGCGGCATCGCGCACGATGATGATGGCCGACATCCTGGAGGGCATCGTCGGGCCGGTCGACCTGCAGGCCGCCGCGAAGATGCATCTGGAGCTGACCAGGGTCAGCATCGCCAACACGATGAGCTCGCCGCTGGTGGACGATCCGCGGATCATGCACATCCCGTACACCGAGTTCATCGCTGATCCGGTTGCGACGGTGCGCAACTACTACAGCTTCTGCGGACGGGAGGTCACCGGCGAGGCCGAAGCCGCAATGCGCACCTACCTGGCCGAGAACCGCGGCGACCGATACGGCAAGTTCCGGTACTCCACCTCACTGTTGACCGACATCGGTGAGAGCCTCGACGAGCTGCATGCCGAGTTCGCGTCGTTCCGGGAGCGCTTTGGAGTTCCCATCGAGAATCGGGATTGA
- a CDS encoding LLM class flavin-dependent oxidoreductase, with the protein MDVKPAAFLRTTLPLDLSVLTDLDSGRYHSVWLPDHMVSFWPDSLWTSEFTDLATVSPSPHRHLDGMAVAAAAAVLTTNVPLAMSVVDTVRRHPALLAQSALTVDHLSRGRFILGLGSGETENIVPYGFDFAKPVSRFEEALKVIRLLWDSPGPVDFDGQFYRLEQARLDTEPYEGRFPPIWIGASGPRMLEIVGRYADGWWPAGAWTPEHYAEMLDAVRQSADRAGRDPLAITPCFVQICLIAEDDAALERIVRAPLVASFLLQVSAEVLRNFGFDHPMGEDWGGFHDIDPATLTRERVLEFLAHVDPEAILAVVPHGTPKQVARTIKSYVDAGLRVPKILDYSTMAGLEFSAASAANVRRTEDELLTLCGGPS; encoded by the coding sequence ATGGACGTCAAGCCTGCCGCATTCCTGCGCACGACGCTTCCCCTGGACCTTTCGGTGCTGACCGACCTGGACAGCGGTCGCTACCATTCGGTCTGGCTGCCCGATCACATGGTGAGTTTCTGGCCGGATTCGCTGTGGACATCGGAATTCACCGACCTGGCGACGGTGTCGCCGTCGCCGCACCGCCACCTCGACGGCATGGCGGTTGCCGCGGCCGCGGCTGTGCTCACCACCAACGTGCCTTTGGCGATGAGCGTGGTCGACACGGTACGTCGCCATCCTGCGCTGCTGGCCCAGAGCGCGCTGACCGTCGACCATCTGTCCCGCGGACGGTTCATCCTGGGTCTTGGTAGCGGTGAGACCGAAAACATCGTGCCGTATGGCTTCGACTTCGCGAAGCCTGTCAGCCGCTTCGAAGAAGCACTGAAAGTCATTCGGTTGCTGTGGGATAGCCCGGGCCCGGTCGACTTCGACGGCCAGTTCTATCGGCTCGAACAGGCCCGGCTGGACACCGAGCCATACGAGGGGCGTTTTCCGCCGATCTGGATCGGCGCGAGCGGTCCGCGGATGCTCGAGATCGTCGGGCGTTACGCCGACGGTTGGTGGCCGGCCGGCGCATGGACACCCGAGCATTACGCGGAGATGCTCGACGCTGTGCGCCAGTCGGCAGACCGTGCCGGACGCGACCCACTGGCGATCACCCCGTGCTTCGTCCAGATCTGCCTGATCGCTGAGGACGACGCCGCCCTCGAGCGCATCGTCCGCGCACCGCTGGTGGCGAGTTTCCTGCTGCAGGTGTCCGCAGAAGTGTTGCGCAACTTCGGATTCGACCATCCGATGGGGGAGGACTGGGGCGGATTCCATGACATCGATCCCGCCACCCTCACCCGGGAACGGGTCCTCGAGTTCCTCGCCCACGTCGATCCCGAGGCGATCCTGGCCGTCGTCCCGCACGGCACACCCAAGCAAGTGGCGCGGACCATCAAGTCATACGTCGACGCCGGACTCCGGGTCCCCAAGATCTTGGACTACAGCACGATGGCCGGCCTGGAGTTCAGCGCCGCGTCGGCGGCCAACGTGCGCAGAACGGAAGACGAATTGCTGACCCTGTGTGGAGGACCGTCATGA
- a CDS encoding TauD/TfdA family dioxygenase, translating into MTLSVVDIKPTIASEVRATKAELLDGVHADVLRDLLERRGVLVFPQIGFTDSEQIEFTQTLGTFAPERTGEQVYSVTLDTSINELADYLKGSLYWHIDGTMNEVPIRASLLSSKVVCPDGSGDTEFANTYAAYDALDDADKHAFESLRVMHSAWNTLFYYEPEPSFKTLRTMMAIGDRELPLVWRHRSGRKSLVLGCTARHVVDMDFRKSVELLVRLRDWATRPEFVYRHSWSVGDLVIWDNTGTMHRATPYDPQSGRLLHRTKLEGEEPFA; encoded by the coding sequence ATGACGTTGTCGGTCGTGGACATCAAACCGACCATTGCCTCTGAAGTCCGGGCTACCAAGGCGGAACTGCTCGACGGAGTCCATGCCGACGTACTTCGCGACCTTCTCGAGCGCCGCGGTGTGCTGGTGTTCCCGCAGATCGGCTTCACCGACTCCGAGCAGATCGAATTCACGCAGACGCTGGGCACATTCGCCCCCGAGCGCACGGGTGAACAGGTGTACTCCGTCACCCTGGACACCAGCATCAATGAGCTGGCCGATTATCTGAAGGGTTCGCTGTACTGGCACATCGACGGGACCATGAACGAGGTGCCGATCCGTGCCTCGCTGTTGTCCAGCAAGGTGGTGTGCCCGGATGGTTCCGGTGACACCGAATTCGCGAATACCTACGCGGCCTACGATGCGCTCGACGATGCTGACAAGCATGCGTTCGAATCGCTGCGGGTGATGCACTCGGCGTGGAACACCCTGTTCTACTACGAGCCCGAACCCAGCTTCAAGACACTGCGGACGATGATGGCGATCGGAGATCGTGAACTGCCGCTGGTGTGGAGACACCGCTCCGGACGCAAGTCGCTGGTGCTGGGCTGCACAGCGCGGCATGTGGTGGACATGGATTTCCGCAAGAGCGTCGAACTGCTTGTCCGGTTGCGGGATTGGGCGACCCGACCCGAGTTCGTCTATCGCCACAGCTGGTCGGTGGGCGACCTCGTCATCTGGGACAACACCGGAACGATGCACCGCGCGACCCCTTACGACCCCCAGTCCGGCAGATTGTTGCACCGCACCAAGCTGGAGGGCGAGGAGCCATTCGCCTGA
- a CDS encoding TetR/AcrR family transcriptional regulator, protein MAKGSPAQRRGGRPTQAEAAALHHRLREAAVRTFLENGYDATTMVAIADAAGITKPTLYARYPDKRAVFLDVIPWAFSRAVQVEADDAVEDQDLRTALVAIGQGALRHALNPDIVQLHRIARNEAHRFPEFASSAESLGWAGRQQQVMDLLRQHAATGAIEVDDIELAAEHFLAMVEVLPARLADFGLYRSRKEERRRLLHAVDLFLRGVLAR, encoded by the coding sequence ATGGCAAAGGGGTCGCCGGCGCAGCGGCGGGGCGGTCGGCCGACACAGGCCGAGGCCGCGGCGCTGCACCACCGGCTCAGGGAAGCGGCGGTGCGCACGTTCTTGGAGAACGGCTACGACGCGACCACGATGGTCGCGATCGCCGATGCCGCCGGAATCACCAAGCCCACCCTGTACGCGCGCTACCCGGATAAGCGCGCGGTCTTTCTCGACGTCATCCCGTGGGCGTTCAGCCGGGCCGTGCAGGTCGAAGCCGACGACGCCGTCGAGGACCAGGATCTGCGTACCGCGTTGGTGGCCATCGGCCAGGGAGCGCTTCGTCATGCCCTGAATCCCGACATCGTGCAACTGCACAGGATCGCACGCAACGAAGCCCATCGCTTTCCCGAATTCGCCTCCAGCGCTGAGTCACTCGGCTGGGCAGGCCGCCAGCAACAGGTGATGGATCTGCTCCGGCAACACGCCGCGACCGGCGCCATCGAGGTCGACGACATCGAGCTTGCCGCCGAGCACTTCCTGGCGATGGTCGAGGTGCTGCCCGCCCGGCTGGCCGATTTCGGCCTCTACCGCAGCCGCAAGGAAGAGCGGCGACGGCTGCTGCACGCGGTGGATCTGTTCCTGCGCGGAGTGCTGGCCCGTTAA
- a CDS encoding nuclear transport factor 2 family protein yields MPVTDEAVDIEAIKKLKARYCRLLDTKDWAAWRQIFTDDFISDTTPSGGVLITGADNMVAFIKKTLGKPSQPTVHQVHAPEIELTSPTTATGIWALNDIVRLAPGVNLAGYGHYHETYEKTDGQWRIKTSALTRLREDVFNPLFSIRISPRLRDAAAGLARKRGMV; encoded by the coding sequence ATGCCGGTGACCGACGAGGCCGTGGATATCGAAGCGATCAAAAAGCTCAAGGCTCGGTATTGCCGTCTGCTCGACACCAAGGACTGGGCGGCCTGGCGGCAAATCTTCACCGACGACTTCATCAGCGACACCACCCCGTCCGGTGGTGTGCTCATCACCGGCGCCGACAATATGGTCGCCTTCATCAAGAAGACCCTCGGCAAGCCATCGCAACCCACGGTGCATCAGGTGCACGCCCCCGAGATCGAGCTGACCTCGCCGACCACGGCCACCGGAATCTGGGCGCTCAACGACATTGTGCGCCTTGCCCCCGGCGTCAACCTCGCGGGATACGGCCACTATCACGAGACCTATGAGAAGACCGACGGACAGTGGCGGATCAAGACGTCCGCCCTGACCAGGTTGCGCGAGGATGTCTTCAATCCCCTTTTCTCCATCCGCATTTCACCGCGACTGCGGGATGCCGCAGCCGGGCTGGCACGAAAGCGAGGCATGGTCTGA
- a CDS encoding NAD(P)-dependent oxidoreductase, with protein MSQRTVLVTGAFGQVGWRTAEILLERGHTVVGTDLPTEASQTVADRLAAADHPGTFLAVYADLTDADAVNRMVTEHAPTAIVHLAAMLSPASYRNPKVARRVNVGGTTNLVRAAAALPEPSTIIYASSASVYGSRNPYRYPELITPATPVNPIDQYGEDKVLAEKVITDSGLPYAMLRLAGVISPDAASSMNADYLILMRATPGDNRLHTVDARDVALAFANAVDRAKAVAGKVLLIGGDETHLHTHRDVEDDMMAAMGLGRLGSGASLPGDPDDDRGWSFTGWYDTTESQALLDFQEHPWSETVAWVAGSQSGVLKTALGVAGPLIRPVVRLALAAQRHQEGRGKYADPWNFIASKYGPEILAGAGKEPT; from the coding sequence ATGTCGCAGCGCACAGTTCTGGTCACCGGAGCGTTCGGCCAAGTCGGCTGGCGCACGGCGGAGATCCTGCTCGAGCGCGGGCATACCGTCGTCGGTACCGATCTGCCGACCGAGGCGTCCCAAACAGTCGCAGACCGCCTGGCCGCCGCTGACCATCCCGGAACATTCCTGGCGGTCTATGCCGACCTGACCGACGCCGACGCGGTGAACCGGATGGTCACCGAACACGCACCGACTGCGATCGTGCATCTGGCCGCGATGTTGTCACCGGCCTCCTACCGGAATCCCAAGGTGGCCCGCCGGGTCAATGTCGGGGGCACCACCAACCTGGTGCGCGCCGCCGCCGCCCTGCCCGAACCGTCGACGATCATCTACGCATCCAGTGCGTCCGTCTATGGCTCCCGAAACCCCTACCGCTACCCCGAACTGATCACCCCGGCGACACCGGTGAATCCGATCGACCAGTACGGCGAGGACAAGGTGCTGGCCGAGAAGGTGATCACCGACAGCGGATTGCCGTACGCGATGCTGCGCCTGGCCGGTGTCATCTCCCCCGACGCCGCGAGCTCGATGAACGCCGACTATCTGATCCTGATGCGAGCGACCCCGGGCGACAACCGGTTGCACACCGTGGATGCCCGCGATGTCGCGTTGGCCTTCGCCAATGCGGTCGATCGCGCCAAGGCCGTCGCCGGCAAGGTGCTGCTGATCGGCGGCGACGAAACCCACCTCCACACCCACCGCGACGTGGAAGACGACATGATGGCCGCGATGGGGCTGGGCCGGCTGGGTTCCGGCGCGAGCCTGCCCGGCGATCCCGACGACGACCGGGGCTGGAGCTTCACCGGGTGGTATGACACGACGGAATCTCAAGCGCTGCTTGATTTCCAAGAACACCCCTGGTCGGAGACCGTGGCCTGGGTGGCCGGGTCGCAGAGCGGGGTGCTGAAGACTGCGCTCGGGGTGGCCGGACCACTCATCAGGCCCGTGGTGCGGCTGGCGCTGGCCGCGCAGCGACACCAGGAAGGCCGCGGCAAGTACGCCGACCCGTGGAACTTCATCGCGAGCAAGTACGGCCCCGAGATTCTGGCCGGCGCGGGAAAGGAGCCGACGTGA
- a CDS encoding SDR family NAD(P)-dependent oxidoreductase — MTGRCAGKVALVTGSSRGLGKAIAQRLAAEGATLVLTARTAEPDPKYDGSLVQTKAEIEGAGGTAVAIAADLSDSADRERLFAEAVARVGAPDIIVNNAAVTFLRPLDGFPERRMRLMLEMHVVAPLHLTQLAIPAMRERGRGWVLNLTSVGGDLPAGPPFSEFDRTAGFGIYGTVKAAMNRLTKSLAAELYDDGIAVNAAAPTNPVATPGAGTLDLAKTDTEDIELITRTALELCTGDPAILTGRIAHTQTFLREIGALS, encoded by the coding sequence GTGACCGGACGCTGCGCCGGCAAGGTTGCACTGGTGACCGGCAGCAGCCGGGGCCTCGGCAAGGCGATCGCACAGCGATTGGCCGCCGAGGGCGCCACGTTGGTGCTGACCGCCCGTACCGCGGAACCCGATCCGAAGTACGACGGCTCACTGGTGCAGACGAAAGCGGAGATCGAGGGCGCCGGTGGCACCGCGGTCGCGATCGCCGCGGATCTGTCCGACTCCGCGGATCGCGAACGTCTGTTCGCCGAAGCGGTGGCCCGGGTCGGCGCCCCCGACATCATCGTCAACAACGCGGCGGTGACCTTCCTGCGCCCGCTGGATGGTTTCCCCGAGCGGCGGATGCGGCTGATGCTCGAGATGCATGTGGTCGCACCGCTACATCTGACTCAGCTCGCTATCCCCGCCATGCGTGAGCGCGGCCGCGGATGGGTCCTCAACCTCACCTCGGTCGGTGGAGATCTCCCGGCTGGGCCACCATTCTCCGAGTTCGACCGCACTGCGGGATTCGGCATCTACGGCACGGTCAAGGCCGCGATGAACCGGCTGACGAAAAGCCTTGCCGCCGAACTGTATGACGACGGCATCGCGGTCAACGCAGCGGCGCCTACCAATCCGGTGGCGACTCCCGGCGCCGGCACCCTGGACCTGGCCAAGACCGACACCGAAGACATCGAACTCATCACCCGGACCGCGCTGGAGCTGTGTACCGGTGACCCGGCGATCCTGACCGGCCGCATCGCGCACACCCAGACCTTCCTGCGCGAGATCGGTGCGCTGAGCTGA
- a CDS encoding phosphotransferase family protein, producing the protein MTTQLLDELQTRLAPRGIAGLRPLTGGASSLTFAGEFDGRRVVVKVAPPGHAPIAHRDVLRQARIIRALHTTAVPVPEVLFDDGGEPPEISPLFVMAFTDGTSVEPLFDTGPAGSTVAVAERFRHAARTLGVLHRLSPAGLGLADEPVVQPTAEVDKWCRTLETVDPALAPGWQAVAGALRAAAPTPIGPAVVHGDFRLGNLLADEHGITAVIDWEIWSIGDPRVDVGWFLINSDPDTYRRATPYRGTTPPVGELADQYRDALGSNAPHLEWFQALACFKSTATWSLIVKHNRRRTTPDPELEAMAGSLPTLLTKAAEHLN; encoded by the coding sequence CTGACCACCCAGCTCCTCGACGAGCTGCAGACCCGCCTGGCCCCCAGGGGCATCGCGGGCCTGCGGCCGCTGACCGGTGGGGCGTCCAGCTTGACGTTCGCCGGCGAATTCGACGGTCGTCGCGTCGTGGTGAAAGTCGCACCGCCAGGCCATGCGCCGATCGCTCATCGCGACGTGCTTCGCCAGGCCAGGATCATCCGTGCTCTGCACACCACCGCGGTTCCAGTACCGGAGGTCTTGTTCGACGACGGTGGCGAACCACCCGAGATATCACCGCTTTTCGTGATGGCGTTCACCGACGGGACATCGGTGGAACCGCTGTTCGACACCGGTCCCGCCGGTTCGACAGTGGCGGTGGCCGAGCGCTTCCGGCATGCCGCCCGAACGTTGGGCGTATTGCACCGACTCTCCCCCGCTGGGCTCGGCCTGGCGGACGAGCCCGTCGTGCAACCGACCGCCGAAGTCGACAAGTGGTGTCGCACATTGGAAACGGTGGACCCGGCGCTGGCACCCGGCTGGCAGGCGGTCGCGGGGGCGCTGCGAGCAGCCGCCCCAACTCCGATTGGACCAGCAGTGGTGCACGGCGACTTCCGGCTGGGTAACCTGTTGGCCGACGAACATGGCATCACCGCCGTGATCGACTGGGAGATCTGGTCGATCGGTGACCCGCGCGTCGACGTCGGCTGGTTCCTGATCAACTCCGACCCGGACACCTACCGTCGCGCAACCCCGTATCGGGGGACCACACCGCCGGTTGGGGAACTGGCCGACCAATACCGGGATGCGTTGGGCAGCAATGCGCCTCACCTGGAGTGGTTCCAGGCGCTCGCGTGCTTCAAGTCGACCGCGACCTGGTCGTTGATCGTCAAACACAACCGGCGCCGGACGACGCCCGATCCCGAGCTGGAGGCGATGGCCGGGAGCCTTCCGACCTTGCTCACCAAAGCCGCAGAACACCTCAACTAG